A genomic segment from Candidatus Brocadia sinica JPN1 encodes:
- a CDS encoding B12-binding domain-containing radical SAM protein, whose product MKILLFSMPDTVPQFSAKTWRAPNLAISSIAGNIPLHHEVVLADLVLKRKTLPSSIKKAIEDYQPDVVGLSAMTFQFDTARRIAAFIKSMHKEIKIAIGGYHATLMYEEVASSNEGKPFDYVVRGEGEKTFGDMLDAIEGKREWKDIPGLSYRCNGDFFHNSPRPLENLDTLQLPRRDARIWDGYLFSGKGLDMVETSRGCTMTCNFCSMNRMYGRTFRTYRFERIMLDLTNAKKNGARYIAFADDNITLNVKRFESLCDAIVEAGHNDLRYIVQASTTGIASSPTLAQKMARAGIQIVFLGIENVSERNLKLMNKGNMLEKTKRAIEYLHNNNILIVGGMILGHAEDKEEDIAQNFEFFDKANIDFYGEQIITPYPKTGMRDILIKEGLVTNTDDYSKYNGFWANVKTKYLSSEDLQFLRWKYKRKYSTFFKTTPVFKANFVMVNLLRVFILRPYYRTKNFITSIGKTERNIFERDMKRFVEMNNFLGRDFKEKK is encoded by the coding sequence ATGAAGATTTTGTTGTTTTCCATGCCCGACACCGTTCCCCAGTTCTCCGCAAAGACGTGGAGGGCGCCAAACCTGGCTATCTCTTCCATAGCAGGAAATATTCCATTACACCATGAAGTTGTCCTGGCGGATCTTGTCCTCAAAAGGAAGACCTTGCCCTCTTCGATAAAAAAGGCTATTGAGGACTATCAGCCTGATGTGGTAGGGCTGAGCGCTATGACTTTTCAATTTGACACAGCTCGGCGGATTGCGGCATTCATAAAAAGCATGCATAAGGAGATCAAGATAGCCATTGGTGGTTACCATGCCACCCTCATGTATGAAGAAGTTGCCTCTTCCAATGAGGGTAAACCTTTTGATTACGTCGTCCGCGGTGAGGGTGAAAAAACCTTTGGTGATATGCTGGATGCCATTGAAGGAAAGCGAGAATGGAAAGACATCCCCGGCCTGTCCTATCGATGTAATGGCGATTTTTTCCATAATTCCCCGAGACCACTGGAGAATCTGGATACCTTGCAACTCCCGCGTCGGGATGCACGCATCTGGGATGGGTACCTTTTTTCCGGGAAAGGGCTGGATATGGTCGAGACGTCCCGCGGTTGTACGATGACGTGCAATTTCTGCAGTATGAACCGCATGTACGGGCGTACATTCAGAACCTACCGTTTTGAAAGGATCATGCTTGACCTTACAAACGCGAAAAAGAATGGTGCACGATATATAGCCTTTGCAGATGATAATATCACCCTAAACGTAAAGAGGTTTGAATCCTTATGCGACGCAATTGTAGAAGCGGGTCACAATGATCTGCGTTACATCGTGCAGGCAAGTACGACAGGTATAGCATCTTCCCCAACATTAGCCCAAAAAATGGCCCGCGCGGGTATTCAAATTGTATTTCTGGGGATTGAAAATGTATCCGAGCGGAACTTGAAGTTGATGAATAAGGGAAACATGCTGGAAAAGACCAAAAGGGCGATCGAATATCTGCACAATAATAATATCCTCATTGTGGGTGGCATGATTCTTGGACATGCGGAAGATAAAGAAGAAGATATTGCCCAGAATTTTGAATTCTTTGACAAGGCCAATATTGATTTTTATGGCGAACAGATTATCACTCCTTACCCGAAAACCGGCATGCGGGATATTTTAATCAAAGAGGGGCTCGTTACAAATACAGATGATTACAGCAAGTACAACGGCTTTTGGGCAAATGTTAAGACAAAGTACCTTTCTTCAGAGGATTTGCAATTTTTGCGATGGAAATATAAACGAAAGTATTCCACATTTTTTAAAACAACGCCAGTCTTTAAGGCTAATTTCGTCATGGTTAACCTTTTGCGGGTGTTCATTTTGAGACCATATTATCGGACGAAAAATTTTATCACCTCAATTGGGAAAACGGAACGCAATATTTTTGAGAGGGATATGAAACGATTTGTTGAGATGAATAATTTTTTAGGTCGTGATTTTAAGGAGAAAAAATAA
- a CDS encoding porin, protein MLVLYIILFLPLMCYAKDQDNKVATNITDSSNVSEAETPALLEDYYFNIESVSMETEIPKDWKRFDFHGFFGVTSPVKGRDDDSQQPSSRFLDENEATLWIGKRISKKLSFDSEIEIKKGFTQYDLEIFKFDYEIIDKLLVFHIGKFKFPLGIERFVEAGTFNKLIDRPLPSIRIIPGTYSDIGGMFHGIVPLPYDTKLKYEIAVTNGLEGPEPKDVQQLWDNNRNKAIGGRLGYECLPGLEIGGSYSRGKYDEDNELDIDFLGADIQYKRGNLEVRGEYITSHVEQETIYGGDYSRNGYYLQTSYKYPFNLDYLKYLEGVVRFDSVDPNRNVTDGEEADRIALGINYYLNEHLEFKFEYEIENEPGEEIHSKSFVQAIFRW, encoded by the coding sequence TTGCTTGTCTTATATATAATCCTTTTCCTGCCACTCATGTGCTACGCAAAGGATCAGGACAATAAGGTCGCAACGAATATCACCGACTCAAGCAATGTGTCGGAAGCAGAAACACCTGCTTTACTTGAAGATTACTATTTCAATATTGAGTCTGTTTCGATGGAAACAGAAATACCAAAAGACTGGAAAAGATTTGACTTCCACGGGTTTTTTGGTGTTACTTCTCCAGTTAAAGGCCGGGACGACGACTCACAACAGCCGTCATCAAGATTTCTCGATGAGAACGAAGCCACCCTCTGGATAGGGAAACGGATATCCAAAAAGTTATCGTTTGATTCCGAGATCGAGATCAAAAAAGGATTTACACAATACGACCTGGAAATATTTAAGTTCGATTACGAGATCATAGATAAACTCCTGGTATTTCACATAGGAAAATTCAAATTCCCGCTGGGGATAGAAAGGTTTGTAGAAGCCGGGACTTTCAATAAATTAATAGACCGTCCCCTTCCCTCGATCAGGATTATACCGGGAACATATTCCGATATCGGCGGCATGTTTCATGGTATTGTGCCGTTACCTTACGACACAAAGCTGAAATACGAAATAGCCGTAACAAATGGTCTTGAAGGACCGGAGCCAAAAGACGTGCAACAACTCTGGGATAATAACCGTAACAAGGCCATTGGTGGCAGGCTCGGTTATGAGTGTCTGCCAGGGCTGGAAATAGGCGGTTCATATTCACGGGGAAAATATGATGAGGACAATGAACTGGATATCGATTTTCTGGGGGCCGATATCCAGTATAAAAGAGGGAACCTGGAAGTACGCGGAGAGTATATCACCAGCCATGTGGAACAGGAAACAATATATGGCGGCGATTACTCCAGGAATGGTTATTACCTCCAGACATCCTACAAATATCCATTTAATCTGGATTATTTAAAGTATCTTGAGGGGGTCGTGAGATTCGATTCCGTGGATCCTAACCGTAATGTTACCGATGGGGAGGAGGCAGATCGGATTGCCCTGGGTATAAATTACTATCTCAATGAGCATCTGGAATTTAAATTCGAATATGAGATCGAGAATGAGCCAGGGGAAGAAATACATAGTAAATCTTTTGTCCAGGCCATATTCAGGTGGTAA
- a CDS encoding diguanylate cyclase domain-containing protein, with protein sequence MKFLIIDDNPADRELIMRLLQREFRGSKFVNVIQHSDFDEAITRRDFDVVITEYCLNWADGLWILKRIRERLPYIPVIMVTHTKREETVVADIKSGLNGFILKKHLHSLPATVRESVEKVKWLKRFERCCGVHATMRILAESATLHEAIPKILQTICESLDWTVGEFWVMDSKTNELRFVEAWHKPSVKVSAFEAQSRQIVFPPGSGLPGSVYASRKPVWITDVVNDINFHRAAIAAKEELHGALGFPIMSENDVLGIFVFLSHEIQPTDEDLLMILTSIGSQIGQFIKRKQAEDSLHQAHAELEQRIRERTTAMAQANEALRKEIIEHKMADEALLKSEERFRKLAEKVQLILWEADARTRKFTYIGPKAAEILGYPSETWYTANFWIEHIHPKDREWAVNYCAEMSMLHENYEFEYRMLAADGQIVWLRDIVNVVRDEVGPKILRGFMIDITKRKRIEEELKALNESLEKRIEERTKELVKVNEELQVKIADRKMIEDALYASEARYRNLFENSPVSLWEEDLSEVKTCIDSLRESGITDFRTYFDNHSEVIHKCAAKVKIIDVNKATLKMYKAKSKKQILRGLSQSFDKELFDVCKQALIALAEGKTAFEAEAITRTLNGSKNCVFLRMSMAPGFEQTWARVFVSLTDITERKWIEDALKRRIDLEKTIAGISTRFVILSDFNNTIYKSLADAGRLSKAGRAYLFQFRDNGKIMDNTHEWCDEGVTPEIQSLQDLPTAMFPWFMENLRAGTVIHIPDVSKMPPERDFDKAFPKKQGIKSLLVLPVYAETDLVGFLGFDNVVTAGPWHEEDITLLRIMSEIIGSAIARKRSEALITYMAYHDTLTSLPNRNLLKDRLQVAVVHAKRNKSMAAVMVLDLDNFKTINDTLGHHVGDLLLKAVAERLKRCVRESDTVARTGGDEFTVILYDLAHVEDAATVAQKFLDALYQSFQFEGREVNITTSIGISLYPLDAEETENLVKNADIAMYLSKEHGKNTYRFYKSDMNTHG encoded by the coding sequence ATGAAATTTCTCATTATAGACGACAATCCTGCGGATAGGGAACTCATCATGCGTTTATTGCAGAGGGAATTCCGTGGTTCCAAATTTGTAAATGTTATCCAGCACAGCGATTTTGATGAAGCAATTACCCGGCGTGATTTCGATGTGGTGATCACCGAATATTGTCTTAACTGGGCTGATGGACTGTGGATTCTCAAGAGGATCAGGGAACGGCTTCCTTATATACCAGTAATAATGGTTACTCATACAAAACGGGAAGAGACTGTCGTGGCAGATATAAAATCTGGACTGAACGGCTTTATTCTTAAGAAACATCTGCACTCCCTTCCTGCGACAGTAAGGGAGAGTGTAGAGAAGGTTAAATGGCTTAAACGATTTGAACGCTGTTGTGGAGTGCATGCCACAATGCGTATATTGGCTGAATCCGCTACGCTTCATGAAGCTATTCCAAAAATCCTCCAAACGATATGCGAAAGTCTGGATTGGACCGTTGGTGAGTTTTGGGTTATGGACAGCAAAACGAATGAACTGCGTTTCGTTGAAGCCTGGCATAAGCCGTCAGTAAAGGTTTCAGCGTTTGAGGCACAGAGCCGGCAGATCGTCTTTCCGCCTGGTAGTGGATTACCCGGAAGTGTTTACGCCAGCCGGAAACCTGTCTGGATCACGGATGTTGTCAACGACATAAATTTCCATCGTGCAGCAATCGCTGCCAAAGAGGAATTGCATGGGGCTCTGGGTTTTCCAATTATGTCCGAAAACGATGTACTTGGCATCTTCGTGTTCCTGAGCCACGAGATACAGCCGACGGACGAAGACCTGCTTATGATCCTGACCTCCATTGGTAGCCAGATCGGTCAGTTCATCAAGCGAAAACAGGCGGAAGATTCTCTGCATCAGGCGCACGCAGAGTTAGAGCAACGGATCAGGGAACGCACCACTGCTATGGCGCAAGCAAATGAAGCCTTGAGAAAGGAAATCATCGAGCATAAGATGGCGGATGAAGCATTGCTGAAGAGCGAAGAGCGCTTCAGAAAACTGGCGGAAAAGGTACAATTAATCCTCTGGGAAGCAGACGCCAGGACACGGAAATTCACCTATATAGGCCCCAAGGCTGCAGAGATACTTGGCTATCCATCGGAAACCTGGTATACAGCCAATTTCTGGATCGAGCATATCCACCCGAAAGACCGCGAATGGGCAGTCAATTATTGTGCAGAGATGAGCATGCTGCATGAAAACTATGAATTTGAATACAGGATGCTCGCAGCAGATGGACAAATCGTGTGGTTGCGTGACATCGTCAATGTCGTCCGTGATGAGGTTGGACCAAAGATTTTACGCGGATTTATGATCGACATCACGAAACGCAAACGAATAGAGGAAGAACTGAAGGCGCTTAACGAATCTTTAGAAAAGCGCATCGAGGAACGAACAAAGGAGTTGGTAAAGGTAAATGAAGAACTACAAGTAAAAATCGCCGATCGCAAAATGATAGAAGATGCACTGTATGCAAGTGAGGCCCGATACCGCAACCTCTTTGAAAATTCTCCGGTTTCTCTTTGGGAAGAAGATTTGTCAGAGGTTAAAACCTGCATTGATAGTCTACGAGAATCGGGAATCACAGATTTCAGGACATATTTTGATAATCATTCAGAAGTAATTCATAAATGCGCTGCAAAGGTAAAGATTATCGATGTAAATAAGGCTACGTTGAAGATGTACAAAGCGAAAAGTAAAAAACAGATTCTTCGTGGTTTATCTCAGTCTTTCGACAAAGAATTATTCGATGTGTGCAAGCAGGCACTTATTGCCCTTGCGGAAGGTAAAACCGCGTTTGAAGCGGAAGCTATCACCCGCACGCTTAATGGCTCAAAGAACTGCGTGTTTTTGAGAATGTCCATGGCACCGGGGTTTGAACAAACATGGGCAAGGGTATTTGTTTCTCTTACAGACATCACTGAGCGAAAATGGATTGAGGATGCTCTCAAGCGTAGAATAGATCTTGAAAAGACGATTGCCGGTATCTCCACAAGGTTTGTTATTCTTTCAGATTTTAATAATACTATTTACAAATCTCTGGCCGATGCAGGCCGTTTAAGCAAAGCGGGGAGAGCCTATCTCTTTCAATTCCGCGATAATGGGAAAATCATGGATAACACCCATGAGTGGTGCGATGAGGGAGTCACACCCGAAATCCAGAGTCTCCAAGATCTCCCCACTGCAATGTTTCCCTGGTTCATGGAAAACCTGCGTGCAGGTACTGTCATTCACATCCCCGATGTCTCAAAAATGCCGCCTGAGCGCGATTTTGACAAGGCATTCCCGAAAAAGCAAGGTATCAAATCGCTGTTGGTCTTGCCCGTATATGCCGAGACAGATCTGGTTGGATTTCTTGGTTTTGACAACGTCGTAACAGCCGGTCCATGGCATGAAGAAGATATAACCCTGCTCCGTATCATGTCAGAAATCATAGGAAGCGCAATCGCACGCAAGCGGTCGGAGGCTCTTATTACCTACATGGCCTATCATGATACTCTCACCAGCCTACCCAATCGCAATCTATTGAAAGACCGCCTTCAAGTGGCAGTGGTCCATGCAAAGCGAAATAAAAGTATGGCGGCAGTTATGGTTCTTGACCTGGACAACTTCAAAACCATCAATGATACGCTGGGACACCACGTAGGTGACTTACTGCTCAAGGCTGTTGCCGAACGATTGAAACGATGTGTTCGTGAGAGTGATACGGTTGCCCGTACGGGCGGCGACGAATTTACGGTCATCCTTTATGATCTTGCTCATGTAGAGGACGCTGCTACTGTCGCACAGAAATTTCTTGATGCATTGTACCAATCCTTTCAATTTGAAGGCCGCGAAGTCAACATCACCACCAGCATAGGCATTAGCCTTTATCCCCTGGACGCAGAGGAGACGGAGAATCTGGTCAAAAATGCTGACATAGCCATGTACCTATCCAAGGAACATGGTAAAAATACCTATCGCTTCTACAAGTCAGACATGAATACCCACGGTTAA
- a CDS encoding sensor histidine kinase → MPKFQKILHPEKFNLILYYTITSFAVTAILSLVVGWIFPRMESQELIKRSEEYAQYFSAHLNYEIYKDFLLPTLRKDKQIDLENNRKQFRRLDKTVRENLYGLKVKKLYLYDLEGRIIYSTVPEHIGFTLDRGINKKLDSAIHGKPASALRLAGTTDSKGSSVVETLLESYYPFYEIENDGTKKKQVGVLEIYQDMSGLKRQIARAREKAIIMTGSAMGVLFFALFLIVTKAAKIINVRTKQLIDARNTLEHKVEERTREIREAYKKLQHTQRKLIQSEKLASIGTLVTGLAHEINNPLASVASCAEGLTERLTTLLEHTEQYRHSLAQQNTNQEQNGDQMSETRSQSPEARPLTSAPPSLTSMKQRAAQNRFLPYNTTELDIFAEYLKIICDETYRCKTIISNLLNFSRQSEPQFERVDVNRIIHDTLSVVQYQSQSRSQNIKLNLSKEPCSVIGDPQQLKQVFLNLIINSLHATEGGGDISISTCKKQTVVQMLFRDTGSGIETEHLDKIFDPFFTTKPTGKGTGLGLAICYGIIDVHSGRIEAFSEGTGKGACFTITLPLAI, encoded by the coding sequence ATGCCAAAATTCCAAAAAATTCTCCACCCTGAAAAATTCAATTTAATATTGTACTACACCATCACCAGCTTTGCGGTTACAGCAATTCTGAGTCTGGTAGTGGGGTGGATATTTCCACGCATGGAGAGCCAGGAGTTAATCAAACGAAGTGAAGAATACGCACAATACTTCAGTGCTCATTTGAATTATGAGATTTATAAAGATTTTCTTCTTCCTACACTCCGGAAAGACAAACAAATCGATCTCGAAAACAATCGCAAACAATTTAGGAGACTGGATAAGACCGTCCGGGAGAATTTGTACGGATTAAAAGTAAAGAAACTGTATTTATACGATCTGGAAGGTCGTATCATTTACAGCACAGTGCCAGAACATATCGGATTTACCCTCGACCGTGGTATAAACAAAAAACTGGATTCTGCCATTCATGGCAAACCCGCCTCTGCATTAAGGCTGGCAGGTACAACTGATTCGAAGGGTTCCTCTGTGGTTGAAACCTTACTTGAAAGTTATTATCCCTTTTATGAAATAGAAAATGACGGAACCAAAAAAAAACAGGTAGGGGTATTGGAGATATACCAGGACATGTCAGGATTAAAGAGGCAGATAGCAAGGGCGCGGGAAAAGGCCATTATTATGACGGGGTCGGCAATGGGGGTTTTATTTTTTGCCCTCTTCCTCATAGTCACGAAGGCAGCAAAGATTATCAATGTAAGGACAAAACAGTTGATTGATGCCCGCAATACCTTAGAACACAAAGTAGAGGAAAGGACTCGGGAAATTCGGGAAGCATATAAAAAGTTACAACATACCCAGCGTAAGCTAATACAATCCGAAAAACTGGCAAGTATTGGAACTTTAGTTACCGGACTGGCTCACGAGATTAATAACCCACTAGCTTCTGTAGCCAGTTGTGCCGAAGGCCTGACTGAACGGCTGACCACCCTATTGGAGCACACAGAACAATACCGTCATAGCTTGGCTCAGCAGAACACCAACCAGGAGCAAAATGGGGATCAGATGTCAGAAACCAGGAGTCAGAGTCCAGAGGCACGTCCCCTGACCTCTGCCCCCCCATCCCTGACATCCATGAAACAACGTGCGGCTCAAAACCGGTTTTTACCGTATAATACAACAGAGTTAGACATATTTGCTGAATATCTGAAAATTATCTGCGATGAAACCTATCGGTGTAAAACCATTATCTCGAACCTCCTTAACTTTTCGAGACAGTCAGAACCACAATTTGAACGAGTCGATGTAAACCGTATTATTCATGACACGCTTTCCGTTGTTCAGTATCAGTCTCAGTCAAGGAGTCAAAATATCAAGCTCAACCTCTCCAAAGAGCCGTGCTCTGTGATTGGAGATCCCCAACAATTAAAACAGGTCTTCCTCAATTTAATCATTAATTCACTGCATGCAACCGAAGGCGGTGGTGATATCTCTATATCAACCTGCAAAAAACAGACGGTTGTCCAAATGCTTTTTCGGGATACCGGTAGTGGAATCGAGACAGAACACCTTGATAAAATATTCGACCCGTTCTTTACCACGAAACCAACGGGAAAAGGCACTGGTCTGGGGCTGGCTATATGTTATGGCATCATAGATGTCCATAGTGGAAGGATTGAGGCCTTTAGTGAGGGTACCGGCAAAGGGGCGTGCTTTACGATAACATTGCCTTTAGCAATATAG
- a CDS encoding sigma-54-dependent transcriptional regulator, translating to MSKKPIILLTDDENTFRNIMAKELTRMGYNVTCCTNGPETLKNMQERDFDVVILDMNMPMMNGIETLKKVKETEPTTEVIVLTGQGSIENAVQAIKLGAYDYLTKPCRLSELDVLLQKALEKRQLSRENAHLRRLVKGVREIPAMIGNSIAMNTVYKMIDKVAPSDSIVLIQGESGTGKELIAQTLHLRSTRANKPFVVINCATLQETLLESELFGHTKGAFTGATESRIGLFEAADGGTLFLDEIGELTVNTQAKLLRVVQSGEVRRVGDNKAITVDTRIIAATHKNLATEAKNGRFREDLYFRLNVITLSLPPLRERKEDIPLLIDHFLQNFCQNVPKKKILPEALTAMAQYSWPGNVRELENTMERLVVLAEGENISIEDLPEDIRGVSPSRNATERTEGTLSEVEKKHILKVLHEKQWNKTLAAEALGISLKTLYNKLKAYHIDL from the coding sequence ATGAGTAAAAAACCTATCATCCTGCTTACAGACGACGAAAATACGTTCCGGAATATCATGGCAAAGGAACTCACCCGTATGGGATACAATGTGACCTGCTGTACTAATGGGCCGGAAACTTTAAAGAACATGCAGGAGCGCGATTTTGACGTGGTCATACTGGACATGAATATGCCCATGATGAATGGAATTGAGACCTTGAAAAAGGTGAAGGAAACGGAGCCTACAACAGAGGTGATTGTTTTGACAGGGCAAGGTTCTATTGAAAATGCCGTTCAAGCTATAAAATTAGGCGCGTACGATTATCTCACTAAACCGTGCCGTTTGAGCGAACTTGACGTACTATTGCAAAAAGCATTAGAAAAAAGGCAGTTAAGCAGAGAAAATGCACATCTCAGGAGATTGGTAAAAGGTGTCCGGGAAATCCCTGCGATGATCGGAAACAGCATCGCAATGAATACTGTTTATAAAATGATCGACAAGGTGGCTCCATCAGATTCCATTGTGCTGATCCAGGGTGAAAGTGGCACAGGAAAGGAGCTCATTGCTCAGACACTTCATCTGCGTAGTACACGGGCAAACAAACCATTCGTGGTGATTAACTGTGCTACTTTGCAGGAAACTTTATTAGAAAGTGAACTTTTTGGACATACGAAAGGGGCATTTACCGGCGCCACAGAATCACGGATAGGTTTATTTGAAGCGGCAGACGGAGGCACACTGTTTCTGGACGAGATCGGAGAACTCACCGTTAACACACAGGCAAAGCTCCTTCGCGTCGTGCAATCAGGCGAGGTGCGGCGTGTCGGTGACAATAAAGCAATTACCGTAGATACCCGTATAATTGCTGCTACCCATAAAAATCTGGCTACAGAAGCAAAAAATGGAAGATTCAGGGAAGACCTGTATTTTCGGTTAAATGTGATTACTTTATCTCTTCCGCCCCTGCGAGAAAGGAAAGAGGACATCCCGCTTTTAATCGACCATTTTCTCCAGAATTTTTGCCAGAATGTCCCGAAAAAGAAAATACTTCCAGAAGCATTAACGGCAATGGCCCAATATAGCTGGCCAGGTAACGTGCGTGAACTGGAAAACACCATGGAACGTCTGGTAGTACTGGCGGAAGGCGAGAACATCTCCATTGAGGATTTACCAGAAGACATTCGCGGAGTATCCCCTTCCCGGAACGCAACCGAGCGCACAGAAGGAACCCTTTCGGAGGTGGAGAAGAAGCATATACTTAAGGTATTACATGAAAAACAGTGGAATAAAACCCTTGCCGCAGAAGCCCTTGGTATATCTCTGAAAACGCTATATAATAAATTGAAAGCTTATCATATTGATTTGTAA
- a CDS encoding glycosyltransferase family 2 protein: MNPDISIVIPVYNEVDNIEPLGHSIINIMQGQNYEVILVDDGSTDGSAKKLKEWCAKYTNFRVIHFKRNAGQTAAMDAGFKHASGKYVVSMDADMQNDPADIPKLLEKLNTYDMVCGWRQKRNDPWIKRISSKVANFIRNKLSQEDIKDTGCSLKAYRRECFYRIKLYNGMHRFLPTLFKMEGFTVTEIVVNHYPRKFGKSKYGISNRALRAFRDLLVVRWMKKRKLNYEIDND, translated from the coding sequence GTGAATCCGGATATTTCTATTGTTATTCCCGTATATAACGAGGTCGATAATATCGAACCTCTTGGTCATTCTATCATCAATATTATGCAAGGACAGAACTACGAAGTAATCCTTGTTGATGATGGGAGTACAGATGGAAGTGCCAAAAAATTGAAGGAATGGTGTGCCAAATATACAAATTTTCGCGTCATTCACTTTAAGAGAAATGCTGGCCAAACGGCAGCCATGGACGCCGGCTTTAAACATGCATCAGGGAAATATGTGGTTTCCATGGACGCTGATATGCAGAACGACCCTGCTGATATTCCAAAATTGCTTGAAAAACTCAATACTTATGATATGGTATGCGGGTGGAGGCAGAAGAGGAACGACCCGTGGATCAAACGTATCTCGTCCAAAGTAGCAAACTTTATCAGAAACAAACTGTCACAGGAAGATATCAAAGATACGGGATGTTCCCTGAAGGCTTACCGGAGAGAATGTTTTTATCGAATCAAATTATATAATGGCATGCACCGGTTTTTGCCAACCCTGTTTAAAATGGAAGGCTTTACTGTTACCGAAATTGTGGTAAACCACTATCCAAGGAAATTCGGAAAATCGAAGTACGGTATATCCAACAGGGCACTCAGGGCTTTCAGAGATCTGTTGGTTGTACGATGGATGAAAAAACGTAAACTGAATTATGAGATAGATAATGACTAA
- a CDS encoding lipid-A-disaccharide synthase N-terminal domain-containing protein, giving the protein MTNFVTHINAWVILGFLGQLLFGSRFFVQWFVSERRGESIIPEVFWYLSMGGSAVLLTYAIYRRDPVFIMGQCSGLFIYVRNVMLIYKKKRILSASAGEGFGLQKTFTE; this is encoded by the coding sequence ATGACTAATTTTGTAACACATATCAACGCCTGGGTAATCTTAGGTTTTCTTGGGCAACTTCTGTTTGGGTCCAGATTTTTTGTGCAATGGTTTGTTTCGGAAAGGCGTGGTGAAAGTATCATCCCGGAGGTATTCTGGTACTTGAGTATGGGAGGCAGCGCCGTATTGTTAACATATGCAATCTACAGGCGTGATCCTGTATTTATTATGGGACAATGTTCAGGGCTTTTTATCTATGTACGCAATGTTATGCTGATCTATAAGAAGAAAAGAATACTGTCCGCGTCTGCTGGGGAGGGATTCGGATTGCAAAAGACTTTTACAGAATAA
- a CDS encoding GNA1162 family protein — MKKNFFAFIVLFTISSCNYLQEQSTPHISTRLTSDRNKITTVAILPFKNKCEKKGAEEVLRKCFFTNISIKGYNLLKLEEIDERLNLASIDTSNLDKEDVYKVGRIVKADALIYGTVTKCCKKFFGVYSQVVLGAELKMVDARSSKVIWQADHTEKTHSDAIPVSPFSIPEAVIESSINVREKVIADTADRLVKKFLASIPNKDFDSPISANVISVKSDGPSMGVYYRVQDGDTLSSISEKFYDDTSRAEEISETNKDVSDVTLKVGQELIIPDMPILKDIEESQQIDRNKHKKTVYRVKWGDSFYELASKVFDDGKRWTIVYDANKHEIKDIRDLPVGQVIIIPLTISKADSFKRD, encoded by the coding sequence GTGAAAAAAAATTTTTTCGCTTTTATCGTACTTTTTACCATATCGTCCTGTAATTATTTACAGGAACAATCCACTCCACACATTAGTACCCGCCTGACGTCAGATAGAAATAAAATCACCACTGTAGCAATTCTGCCATTTAAGAACAAATGCGAGAAAAAAGGGGCAGAAGAAGTACTGCGTAAGTGTTTTTTTACCAACATCAGTATAAAAGGTTACAATCTCCTCAAACTTGAGGAGATCGACGAACGGCTCAATCTCGCTTCAATTGATACCTCCAACCTCGACAAAGAAGACGTCTACAAAGTGGGACGGATCGTGAAGGCAGATGCCCTCATTTACGGTACGGTTACCAAGTGTTGTAAGAAATTTTTCGGCGTATATTCCCAGGTGGTACTCGGGGCAGAGCTAAAGATGGTAGATGCCAGGTCTTCTAAAGTGATATGGCAGGCAGATCATACTGAAAAGACTCATAGTGATGCCATACCCGTTTCGCCCTTCAGCATACCAGAAGCGGTGATAGAAAGTTCAATCAATGTACGAGAAAAGGTAATTGCAGACACTGCCGACCGGCTCGTAAAAAAATTTCTTGCCAGTATCCCGAATAAAGATTTTGACTCCCCCATTAGTGCCAATGTGATTTCCGTCAAATCCGATGGACCTTCAATGGGGGTTTACTATAGGGTACAAGACGGAGACACTTTATCGAGTATTTCTGAAAAATTTTATGATGACACCTCCAGAGCAGAGGAAATCAGCGAAACCAATAAAGATGTATCAGATGTTACTCTAAAAGTTGGACAAGAACTGATCATCCCTGATATGCCAATCCTCAAAGATATTGAAGAATCGCAACAGATAGACAGAAACAAACATAAGAAGACGGTCTATCGCGTAAAGTGGGGTGACAGTTTTTACGAACTTGCCTCCAAGGTCTTTGATGACGGGAAAAGATGGACAATAGTCTACGATGCCAATAAGCATGAAATAAAAGACATCAGGGATCTTCCCGTTGGGCAGGTAATTATCATACCATTAACCATTTCAAAAGCAGATTCATTTAAAAGAGATTAA